Proteins encoded by one window of Vigna radiata var. radiata cultivar VC1973A chromosome 5, Vradiata_ver6, whole genome shotgun sequence:
- the LOC106762515 gene encoding arogenate dehydratase/prephenate dehydratase 1, chloroplastic: MAVTIRTSLVVAGLPGCQIGCHNLRNREHSITLSWEKHLKSAHKWGGMCVGGTMRIWGDENPWKRMKVVMQVVDHHPTDGDVSRGVHKDLVALPKPLTISDIVGASDADAKVRISYKGIPGSYSEDAALKAYPNCETVSCNDFEEAFKAVELWLAEKVILPIENTSGGSLHRSYDLLLRHRLHIVGEVQLSTNLSLLALPGVRTEYLKRVLSHSQALELSDGFLTKLGVARENVDDTAGAAQIIASNGLHDAGAIASIRAAEIYGLNVLAERIQDDHEIISRYLVLARDPIIPKADKPFKTSIVFTLNEGPGVLFKALAVFALRDINLSKIESRPQRNRPLRVVDDSNTGTAKYFDYLFYIDFEASMTEPRAQTALAHLQEFATFLRVLGCYPIDTTTL, encoded by the exons ATGGCTGTTACAATTAGAACATCTCTTGTGGTAGCTGGGCTCCCAGGTTGTCAAATTGGGTGTCACAATTTGAGGAACAGAGAGCATTCTATTACACTGAGTTGGGAAAAACATCTGAAGAGTGCACACAAATGGGGTGGGATGTGTGTTGGTGGAACCATGAGGATTTGGGGGGACGAGAATCCATGGAAGCGGATGAAGGTAGTGATGCAGGTCGTTGATCACCATCCAACGGACGGTGATGTTTCTCGTGGAGTGCATAAAGATTTGGTCGCCCTTCCAA AGCCATTAACCATATCTGATATTGTGGGTGCTTCTGATGCTGATGCTAAAGTACGAATATCATATAAG GGGATACCAGGATCATACAGTGAGGATGCCGCACTCAAAGCTTACCCCAACTGTGAAACGGTTTCATGCAACGACTTTGAAGAAGCTTTTAAG GCTGTTGAGTTATGGTTGGCTGAGAAGGTTATTCTTCCAATAGAAAATACATCTGGGGGAAGCCTTCATCGGAGCTATGATTTACTTCTGCGCCATAGGCTTCATATTGTTGGTGAGGTGCAGCTGAGTACTAATCTCTCCCTTCTAGCTCTGCCTGGTGTCAGAACAGAGTACCTAAAACGTGTTCTAAGTCATTCTCAG GCACTGGAATTGAGTGATGGTTTCTTAACTAAATTAGGCGTTGCCAGAGAAAACGTTGATGATACAGCTGGTGCTGCTCAG ATTATAGCTTCAAATGGCCTACATGATGCTGGTGCAATTGCAAGCATTCGAGCTGCAGAAATCTATGGACTTAATGTACTTGCAGAACGAATCCAA GATGATCATGAAATCATCAGTCGGTATCTCGTGCTTGCTAGGGATCCAATAATCCCAAAAGCTGATAAGCCCTTTAAG ACAAGTATTGTGTTTACGCTGAATGAAGGTCCTGGAGTACTGTTTAAGGCTTTGGCTGTATTTGCATTGAGGGACATAAATTTATCCAAG ATTGAAAGCCGCCCACAAAGAAATAGGCCATTAAGAGTTGTTGATGACTCCAACACAGGAACTGCCAA gtaTTTCGATTACCTTTTCTATATTGATTTTGAGGCATCTATGACTGAGCCTCGAGCACAAACTGCTTTAGCACATCTACAG GAATTTGCTACATTTCTTCGGGTGCTGGGCTGCTATCCCATAGATACAACCACATTATAG